A single genomic interval of Sceloporus undulatus isolate JIND9_A2432 ecotype Alabama chromosome 2, SceUnd_v1.1, whole genome shotgun sequence harbors:
- the LOC121920610 gene encoding gamma-aminobutyric acid receptor-associated protein-like 1, which produces MESFTGLHALEGWNTDGARVIVEKAPKARVPDLDKRKYLVPSDLTVGQFYFLIRKRIHLRPEDALFFFVNNTIPPTSATMGQLYEDNHEEDYFLYVAYSDESVYGK; this is translated from the exons ATGGAGAGTTTCACAGGCCTTCATGCCTTAGAAGGATGGAATACAGATGGAGCCAGA GTTATTGTGGAAAAGGCACCGAAAGCAAGAGTACCTGATCTTGACAAGAGGAAGTACCTTGTTCCTTCTGACCTGACAG TTGGCCAATTTTACTTCTTGATCCGAAAGCGAATCCACTTGAGGCCAGAGGACGCCCTGTTCTTCTTTGTCAACAACACCATTCCTCCCACCAGTGCTACTATGGGCCAGCTGTATGAG GATAATCATGAGgaagattattttctctatgtggCTTACAGTGATGAAAGTGTATACGGAAAGTGA